A stretch of Fusarium fujikuroi IMI 58289 draft genome, chromosome FFUJ_chr10 DNA encodes these proteins:
- a CDS encoding related to bifunctional 4-hydroxyphenylacetate degradation enzyme, protein MAYWKRLARFVPKGYPSKTLIGEPENHAIDVGLALYKGETVKARVFSGSSVLEPGAPSGEVVEIDRVLSPLTQAEVGTIRCIGLNYKAHAAEAGLEPPTIPTAFLKPDTALADPYPARTVLPKLTQVDDCGDYESELAIVIGKECKNVSEADAYDYVLGYTAANDVSSRTNQFNQSQWCFSKGFDDSCPIGPVIVSKSLIPDPHKLNVRGLKNGQVLQESSTDDLIFNVPKIISFLSQSTTLKPGTIIITGTPAGVGMVRKPQVTLKENDVFFVEILPYIGTLVNIFKNEQ, encoded by the exons ATGGCATACTGGAAGC GACTAGCGAGATTCGTCCCCAAGGGTTACCCCTCCAAAACACTAATTGGAGAGCCTGAGAATCATGCTATTGACGTCGGACTTGCGCTGTACAAAGGCGAAACCGTCAAGGCGAGAGTCTTCAGCGGCAGTTCAGTGCTCGAGCCAGGTGCACCATCCGGAGAGGTCGTTGAAATTGATCGTGTGCTATCGCCTCTGACACAGGCTGAAGTGGGAACGATAAGATGTATTGGACTGAAT TACAAGGCACACGCAGCTGAAGCCGGCTTGGAACCCCCGACTATACCGACTGCCTTCTT GAAACCAGACACAGCCCTCGCCGACCCCTATCCCGCCCGCACCGTCCTGCCCAAGCTTACTCAAGTGGATGACTGCGGTGACTATGAGAGCGAGCTGGCGATCGTCATCGGCAAAGAGTGCAAAAATGTATCTGAAGCCGACGCTTACGATTACGTGCTTGGCTACACGGCGGCCAACGATGTGAGTTCCAGGACAAATCAGTTCAATCAGAGCCAGTGGTGTTTCAGTAAAGGTTTTGATGACTCTTGTCCAATTG GGCCGGTAATCGTGTCCAAATCACTCATACCGGATCCTCATAAGCTCAATGTCCGTGGCTTGAAGAACGGTCAAGTGCTGCAGGAATCCAGCACGGACGATTTGATCTTCAATGTGCCGAAGATAATCAGCTTTCTGAGCCAGAGCACGACGCTGAAGCCGGGCACTATCATTATTACCGGGACCCCGGCTGGTGTGGGGATGGTACGAAAACCGCAAGTGACGCTTAAGGAGAATGATGTTTTCTTCGTCGAGATTTTGCCGTATATCGGAACTTTGgttaatatttttaagaatGAGCAATAA
- a CDS encoding probable dioxygenase, with protein sequence MSIPVVNTPPDSRTNYILPQLAGERITFPGWKGVFRILASSKQTNGGLAVLAGGSVLSDPPGFHWHEEAHDVFLVIKGFLKVWAGDQCRILGPGDFAYVPPKVIHNPQWLGPHCESFNLVAPGDWVDFFRFSGLEFDGLVLPENSQRDEEKLMAMMVAAKDKFDVHYAHDFKPAELSDWLETENKLGEPLQPYFLRSNTGPRWMAGGVLSRPFILASQNGERFAISSIESSSAYKASIFKSYIKFATVDHCLFVVEGKLKVELEGSSGQNVLHDGETVVISADQGFKLGFASPFVKIFSVANGRGIETLIQDAGKPFDGLVLPDAVEVLDSQKLARVAKEINATID encoded by the exons ATGTCTATCCCAGTTGTCAACACCCCGCCTGACTCCCGCACTAACTACATCCTCCCGCAACTCGCGGGTGAGAGGATCACCTTCCCAGGCTGGAAGGGCGTCTTTCGTATTCTCGCCTCTTCCAAGCAGACAAACGGTGGCCTTGCTGTCTTGGCTGGCGGCTCAGTTCTGTCTGACCCGCCAGGCTTCCATTGGCACGAGGAAGCCCATGATGTGTTTTTGGTCATCAAGGGCTTTCTGAAGGTATGGGCCGGGGATCAATGCCGCATTCTAGGCCCAGGGGATTTTGCCTACGTACCGCCG AAAGTTATCCACAATCCCCAGTGGCTTGGCCCTCATTGCGAGTCGTTCAATCTTGTGGCACCGGGCGACTGGGTCGacttctttcgcttctcaGGCCTTGAATTTGATGGCCTGGTCCTCCCTGAAAACTCGCAGAGGGACGAAGAGAAATTGATGGCTATGATGGTGGCTGCTAAGGATAAATTCGATGTCCACTATGCTCACGATTTCAAACCGGCGGAACTCAGCGACTGGCTTGAGACGGAGAACAAGTTAGGTGAGCCTCTTCAGCCATACTTTCTCCGGTCAAACACAGGACCGCGATGGATGGCTGGCGGCGTCTTGTCGCGTCCATTCATCCTCGCGAGTCAGAATGGAGAGAGATTCGCCATTTCGAGTATCGAATCGTCAAGCGCCTACAAGGCGTCAATCTTCAAATCATACATCAAGTTCGCGACCGTAGATCACtgcctcttcgtcgtcgaggGCAAGCTGAAAGTCGAGCTAGAGGGTTCATCTGGTCAGAATGTGCTTCACGACGGGGAGACGGTAGTGATCTCGGCCGATCAGGGCTTCAAATTGGGCTTTGCATCGCCCTTCGTCAAGATCTTTTCAGTTGCAAATGGGCGGGGTATCGAGACCTTGATTCAAGATGCCGGTAAACCGTTTGATGGATTGGTTCTGCCGGACGCGGTCGAGGTCTTGGACTCTCAGAAACTTGCTCGCGTCGCCAAGGAGATTAATGCTACCATAGATTAG